From Oryzias melastigma strain HK-1 unplaced genomic scaffold, ASM292280v2 sc01649, whole genome shotgun sequence, the proteins below share one genomic window:
- the LOC112141125 gene encoding kelch-like protein 33, whose protein sequence is MEFTDPSFLTEWEERWRREKERRKRVMEEGGEGIERVNQELRRIVEFNDSRMGLAGVTEGSEGAEAKICAGVLGWHLSDESCMGESVYKCQSKTFHGGFFETLREFRDLSLLTDLTLTGDDGSIFHVHSLTLAAVSLLVQEKLMGKSRNSSDFGLQRWSIDLGASVNQVGLQAVVEFAYSGDVPSMNESIQTAAEVLKVVRLLDLCTKENDMRQPALMVTLQSIHQLWEDRVGCDVVLDVGGTFLHGHRVILAASSDFFRAMFTCGMKESHQNSISFPCLPAPELEALVGFSYSRNLTISWDSVFEVTIVALQLQFRQAVLLCLNFMEEQMNPASCLDVASFAEAYGLSELLDEAKDFVLRNFREVSTSAKFRDLPVEKLLELLHCDGLCVSSELAVFRAVISWIEANPEERLTHAGLLMSAVRFPLMTFREFREVRAINLQMECFADKNVELYGSALKEFGFSLPNSQDCYRVRKPKDVLVVVGGDQLNCDVGQRVPSREMWFSNSLRSGTGLVKEMEWRRLGEIPDKPKFRHGVAVMQGKLYVAGGCYFYAKDDVMKSAYSFDPRTDSWMSLADMNEARSNFSMAVHEERLYAIGGDREINTNTETVEMYNQDTNSWSFVKPLDRSLSGFALSAVKGGIFISGGFDCSYSCLASMFLYHPDRGTTHLSDMTQDRAQHCMEPLRGHLIVAGGVCNLRKFYTDQLACEMYDPEADSWTALTPLPVPHVGAASAVLEEKVYVLGGYSQEDYTESGLVHRFEHSTRRWENVGKVPSAVTDIRACILRLPQHLRH, encoded by the exons AGGGCAGTGAGGGCGCAGAGGCCAAAATATGTGCAGGGGTACTTGGGTGGCACTTGAGTGATGAGTCATGCATGGGTGAAAGCGTCTACAAGTGCCAGAGTAAAACTTTCCATGGAGGCTTTTTTGAGACTCTGAGGGAATTCAGAGACTTGTCTCTTCTAACTGACCTGACACTGACTGGAGATGATGGGAGCATCTTCCACGTGCACTCTCTCACCCTGGCTGCTGTCAGCCTCTTAGTCCAGGAGAAACTGATGGGAAAAAGCAGGAATTCATCAGATTTTGGGCTCCAAAGATGGTCAATCGATTTGGGTGCTTCGGTCAATCAAGTCGGACTTCAAGCAGTAGTCGAGTTCGCCTACAGTGGGGATGTTCCAAGTATGAATGAAAGCATCCAAACGGCAGCTGAAGTTTTGAAGGTAGTACGCCTTTTGGACCTCTGCACCAAAGAAAACGATATGAGGCAACCTGCTCTGATGGTTACCCTTCAGTCCATCCATCAGCTGTGGGAAGACAGAGTTGGATGTGATGTAGTCTTGGATGTAGGTGGTACATTTCTGCATG GTCACCGAGTTATCCTGGCTGCAAGCAGCGACTTCTTCCGTGCCATGTTTACATGTGGCATGAAGGAATCTCATCAGAACTCTATTTCCTTTCCATGCCTCCCGGCTCCTGAACTAGAGGCACTTGTCGGCTTCTCCTACAGCAGGAATCTTACAATCAGCTGGGACTCTGTCTTTGAGGTGACCATCGTGGCTCTCCAGCTTCAGTTTCGGCAGGCTGTCTTGCTTTGTCTCAACTTCATGGAAGAGCAAATGAACCCAGCGTCCTGCCTGGATGTGGCCTCTTTTGCTGAAGCCTATGGGCTATCAGAGCTCCTGGATGAGGCCAAAGACTTTGTTTTGAGGAACTTCAGAGAAGTGTCGACCTCAGCAAAGTTTCGTGACCTACCAGTAGAGAAACTTCTGGAACTCCTACATTGCGATGGACTATGCGTTTCATCGGAATTGGCTGTTTTCCGAGCTGTAATTTCATGGATTGAGGCGAATCCTGAGGAGAGACTGACTCATGCCGGCTTACTGATGTCTGCAGTTCGCTTTCCTCTAATGACCTTTCGAGAGTTCAGAGAAGTTAGAGCCATTAACCTGCAAATGGAGTGTTTTGCAGATAAGAATGTGGAACTCTATGGGTCGGCACTGAAGGAATTTGGTTTCAGTCTTCCAAACTCCCAGGATTGTTATCGGGTAAGGAAACCCAAAGACGTTCTGGTTGTGGTTGGGGGGGACCAGCTGAACTGCGATGTGGGTCAGCGAGTACCAAGCAGGGAAATGTGGTTTTCCAACTCCTTACGCAGTGGCACGGGTTTGGTGAAGGAGATGGAATGGAGGAGACTGGGCGAGATCCCAGACAAGCCAAAGTTCCGACATGGAGTAGCAGTAATGCAGGGAAAGTTGTACGTCGCTGGAGGATGCTACTTTTATGCCAAGGACGATGTCATGAAATCAGCATACAG ttttgaCCCCAGGACAGACAGCTGGATGAGTTTGGCTGACATGAATGAGGCCAGAAGTAACTTTTCAATGGCAGTGCATGAAGAGCGCCTTTACGCCATCGGTGGAGACAGAGAGATAAACACGAACACAGAGACTGTTGAAATGTACAACCAAGACACCAACTCCTGGAG CTTTGTAAAGCCACTGGACCGGTCCCTGAGTGGCTTCGCCCTCAGCGCCGTAAAAGGAGGGATTTTCATCTCTGGAGGCTTTGACTGCAGCTACTCCTGCCTGGCTTCCATGTTCCTCTACCACCCCGATAGAGGAACCACCCACCTGTCCGACATGACCCAGGACCGGGCTCAGCACTGCATGGAGCCGCTCAGAGGACATTTGATTGTGGCTGGAGGGGTGTGCAACCTGAGGAAGTTCTATACCGACCAGCTGGCCTGTGAGATGTACGATCCTGAGGCTGACTCTTGGACGGCCCTAACACCGCTACCCGTACCCCATGTGGGCGCTGCCTCAGCCGTCCTGGAGGAGAAGGTTTATGTGCTGGGGGGGTACTCCCAGGAGGACTATACCGAGTCTGGCCTGGTCCACCGCTTTGAGCACAGCACACGGCGCTGGGAGAACGTGGGGAAAGTGCCATCAGCCGTGACTGACATTCGGGCCTGCATCCTGCGACTGCCACAGCATCTCAGACACTGA